The DNA sequence tattactgacattattttaaaataataatatacttagtcataataacaaaagaatttaaaaaaattatagcaactgaaatttattttattttaattctgtattaatatttagttatttttattttatatcaaaccacgtgttattatttatgttcaatactttttcataatattattaaactattttatgAGGGGAGAATTAATCATTTTCATATCGAGaattgaagcaaaaaaaaaaattaaatgaaatataaaataaagaataagatgaaataaattaacgataaaatGATGATAAGAAACACTGCATAAAAAACTGTAATAATGGATTGTCAGCACAAAAGAAGAAATCAGTCACGTAATTTTAAGGCATATCCGGTACAAACTTGATCGATTATAATATCACAAAGTCGTCAGTTGAGGTCGGTAGATCACCATTACTTagtcttttataaataaaaataacaattaatttatttgtttatataaattttttttattcacacattttgattattaatatctctcgttgattaaattttaaatataaaatataaatgacattgggttattatattataaattgttaaaataaatttatgatgatatatattatcgaatttaagcataaaaatatatgcattAAATGTTATTACCTATAAGTACTAATAATATAACCCAGCAATTAATTTCTTTCTAGGTTAAACTGTCGTAGACTTGAGAATAGAGGGAATATTCCGTTTGTAAATAACCTTTTTAACTTTACTTAAGTGTAATTTTCTCTTGTTATcgatgaattaattaatgccAGAGGAGAAAGGGCGAGTCTACTGTTAATATACACTATTCTTTACTGATAACAGTACTGAATAAGAcagtttattgttattttatttatatatatacatatatatatatttataattattaaaacatcataaatagagacttgtaataaatatattttattttaaatttaaattatcgtttaaatataaatataaaattcaacttttaaatttatcttataatcttgtgatataattttaaaaattaacaataataaaaaaattaaaattttaattaattataaaattaatataattttataatcaaataatcaaaatattatcatATCACACGAATttgtgattataaaataaatcttaattaaaaaaaaaagtactcatgcacaaataaaaatacaattgatgaaattataaaataaaaaattaattaattaatttactgtcatACATAATAcaatatgaattattatttaaaaaataatttataagcaataaaattacacaataatttaaaatgccACGTGTTCTTCTTATTCATGCGACTGTAATACTCGTCGTAAGTTAACTAttacagcaaaaaaaaatccctcgGAACAGACAAAGAGACGattagattataaattataaacaaatatcaTATCAAGATTATACACGTTAATAGTTCATGTCACGCGCCTTAAAACCATGTAcacgatttattttttcttttctttatattttttttatcaaaaaaatttttatcaaaaaaatatctttcactaatgtttaaaaattttagtgaagGTTAAATTATCTTTTACCAATCAAAACATAATTACTCTGTTcttgaaaaaatagaaaaaagtttaaacttaaatttaaatcatttgataaaaaagaaaaaaaaagaaatactctaatgttaatttaataaaataattaaaaatgtaaataatataatttatataaagttcaTTGTACTTTTATCACCAATAAAATGATAGCAAAATAATAAGCAAAATCTTATTTCTATCATACAATAAGGTGTTTAATAAGAATTTATAACATTGTATATCTTCAGCCGTATGTTAAAGAAAATGATCGTTTCCAATCCATCTGCAGACAAGTTGTATCAATATCTGAGAGCAGAAGCCAAGGTAATTAAATGGCAAGCATagctatacatattttatattaactatatatatatatatatatatgtatttaaaaaaaaaaaaaaagaaaaaagaagaagGACAAAGAGTTTAACACGATGTGAGAcattaaattgtatataataaaagaaGTAATAAAGACaagaagtatatatatatatttaataaatataagaagtACAGACAAGAGTACTTTTCATAAGTATTGAAAGAACGAGGAGCGCCAAGTACGATGTGAGCAGACGTCGATTATCATCGGAAGAGTGGGGAATTATTTACTCGCTATTCTCTGTGTTCAACTGACTTCTTCATGAATTTTACCACACGAGTTACACCAGTATGCATCGCAACTTGCTTTTGTGATCATCGTAAAATTTGTCTTTTcgttatttattgttatcgtCGTCGCCGTGGTCGTCATCATTGTTGTCGTCATTACTTAACTTACTGcatacattattaaattatttaaaatatatatattttattaaaattgttttaacatatatttatatacaaatcatatatatatatatatatttattgagtcTGTTAATGAAAATTAGTCACCTTGGCTTTATGGACATATATAGGATGGACTTATTGTCGTGATGGCGAATACACGAGGCGCTCATGTTTTTTTCGTGAAAGATTGTGCTCAGTGGACCTTTTTGAAACCCCGGAGAACTCGTTTACGCTCttgaaataacaattaataattattatttaaatatttaaataaaactttaaatatatttattgttattattattttttctatttttgttattatcaatactcattaatttatttacctttttataaagacattttaattattgaaataaagactGAGTGTGTCACTGGATAAATATTAAGAGACTCATAAATAcgtgtgtaaaataaatatttatatttataagaaaaagaGTGCGGGAAATAAGTGAGTATAAATTTGAATGGCAccggattttgaaaaaaaaagagaaccTTCTAAGGTTACTGGTTATTTTGGacagtataattttaataataacaaaattaataataacaaatcaTACAAAagtatgattttattaaaatgccCAGGGAATCCATTTACGGATTATTATCACcatggtaaataaataaattaatatttaaatttttaaataaagctgTACATCAATAATAccattaacaattttttcattattttaaaacaataataataatatttataatgtttaaaaaattattggcaATAATTATGAGATATATGTAATTACTTGAATAATACGATGGATTTCATCTGCCGacgcattaatttttttcattttattgtttattttaactatATTTGTCGAGTCATTCAACAACGATGATATTCtcttaaatgattttaattgatttaacattattatacaattatttattattctgaaTTTTCgatagaattacttttttcgCGGAATTTGTTGCTGTAATATAAAATCCTTGAGCTAGTGGTATGCATTGATAactttgagaaaaataaaagttagtacgctattacatataaataattaattggtaaagtaaaaaaagaaaaaaaaaattaagtgatgttgaattagtaataaaattatataaatatttcctttattattttgtatttctttGTAATAAGGTCATCGTTTAGAAAATTCATCAAGTGCCCGAAAGAGAAATATGACAGATAATTATCATCCATACAATTGTGGtgcgttttattttaatattatttattccgTGATTtagtaatagttataataatataaatttttattttaataatattgggcattgaaatgttgaaaaaaaaaactaaataaaattgtatggaggcccactttgccccaccctcccctatatagtttatttacttgaaaatttaaattaataatttttctaaaaattattaatttaatataatttatttaaacgtttcgcaattacttaattaattcatataaatttgaaaaacttgtATACATAAAGAGTTACAAAACATATAAAGCCtaagattaatattaaatttaaatattaactagaataaattctttaattaaagaataaatggAGTAGTATCATTAatcaaatgttaaaaatttacgaaaaatgGTAACCGATATATGACATTATTTGTTTACGAACTTTAAAACtgtagttatttaattttttttcttctatccGTCATAATAGAATAGTATATTACGTGGTAAAGGATGAGACAAGACGATTTCGAACAAGGGTGAAGTTAACTGTCTGAGCCGAAAGCGAGGGCTGACGTCACCCGAAGTTAAGTAGTGTTTTACTCTGTATTACGCACCATATTTTCTGTATTACCTTGCATTGTTACGAGAAATTTTAATGTCTAGAGTCATTGAAACAGACTAATTTTTTACTACTAgcgcaacaaaaaaataatattgtattttaagtatacaaatttgaataatttaacaaggaaaaaaaaaatggcccaaaaataatttttgcaatCCAGATGAAAagccaaaattttcttagcttaagaaaaaaatttcttttgatctaccaaaattattgattttcttCTGGATAGCAAAAAATGTTCTtaggtcaaaaaaataacttctaAGCCAAGGTGTCCTTTGTTGTCTGTGTTTACAATTAACAAATTTGATTCTGACTGGGATGAAATGAgcttaaaaactaatttttcactATATCTCCACTGAAAGTATAAATTCCTGtcttttttagcgggaaggaAGTCGTACTTTTCtcttatgataaaaattagtgcaTGCGCCATTTCTCCCACAAACAGaagcaaaatttaaaactttcagGTGCAGATCTAGTGAAAAATTGTATAGACACCATGGAGGAAGGTAGAACGTTCCAATCCGCATGTCTGCCACCATCGTCTTCGGCTCGGCTATTATACACGCGGCTCAGGATGTTCTACTTTTTTCccttggtgtgtaatatatTAATTCTTCTCTTGAGAAGGAACTCATTAGTTTCTGCCCACTAAATTGCACTGCTCTGGTTAGCTTTTTCCGACTGGCAAGACAGCCAATGAAACTCGCAGTTTCAATGCAGgtgctataaaaataaataatattccaataatatttcaattgcaataaaatcaaagcatactctgaaaaaattttcatgactcgatctttattttctttccaaTCAACTATATACTTTACCGATCGATGAATTTTCAAGAcaagaatatttattcttgataattatcaaaaagttAACTTAATCaaacgataataaaatatttctttgtaaaaatattatcttcttttattttcagtgtgctaaggtaaaagacctacGATAATACCCAATCAGggactagtacccgatcactccatatttattaatatattaatatatagatataccaATATATGGTGTGATCGGATACTAGTCCCTGATTTAGTATTAggtcttttattttacttgaaaatttttattttttaattattattattttttacaaatgtacttattagtttttttgcCGTTTATGAATGATCCCATCGATCTGATTCACTGGTATTATTAATATGAGACATGTTGAATTAAGTGGCATCATTTTGCGGTTATatgactcaaaaaaatttttgtcaaacttCACTAATAAATGCCTGgcttaaaacaaatttaataaataaaatcaataattataaaaaaaaaatttttttgaaataatcttattttgtaaaaattgattataaatttttaacttaactaTCTGACAATAAATCTATTCATTAAACTACGTCAGTGTATACACAAGTGaatttatgatgaaaaataaacatatcaaaatttcattgagataatttatttttaaattaattagtatttgttaattaaaacaaaaaaattataattataatactaataatgtaatataaatacattattaattttttttaacatcttgACTGAGAAGttcattacataaattattttcataacttttgtttgataatttaaatggtaGTATTACACAATTCAATacgtataataaaatatagtaattaattgtttacgCTATTCAATTGAAACTTACTGTCAAAACAGAAGTGATGAATTTGTTCAAAAGATTTGAAATATCTTTGAAAGAATAcgtacaattattataatataatttatccttgaaataatttaaatatagaacCTGTTACGATTTGTTTGTctaataacatatatatatatatatatatatatatatatatatatatatatatatatatatatatatatatatatatatatatatatatatatatatatatatatatatatatatatatatatatatatatatataatagtaataatgtaTATTGATTGTGTTATCAAAGGGTCATTTGAACCAAGTGCTTCAGGTGGCGAAATTGACATAAGAGAGCTTGAGAATAAAGACAAACGacataatatttatctatattatctattaatattttacatacaaataaatgtttttttttattttttaacattaaacaATATCACCATTAATATCAAGTATAGTTACAAGCATCTTGTTGATAGGGATAagatttgattaattaactgataaaattaccaggttcttataaataaaataaaaagacagatatttatatatatacttaaattataattgcaaaaagtaataatatataaattatattaaagtttaatgatattatttaaattggcaaagttttaaatgtttatttactttagaAAGATGAGAGAAAAATGATTCAGGTCATTGACATAACTCAGTGATTTTCCTCAACCGATTTCATTTAAACTTTcatatccatatatatgtgaacatatatatgcatacatatatgtatatatatatttatttatttatttatatttaaatatataaataatgaatgaaattaatgtGACAACCCTCAACTCCCTGTGATGCCTACAATTACTACTTGGTCATACATTATCAAACCTCTCACCTCGTACTATTATCTATGACCAAGGGTTTCTATACATAGaactccattttttttttttttttatacattttaatttattcatttgttgCGTCAAGATCCTTCGTCTTCGgtgtggaatttttttactttactattatagtaatagtaatcaccattattaatcattattgtaacatctcataaaattaaaaaaaattataacataaaaaaattaaatgatttggaattaaatatttaacatcgttgtataattaaaataagtatactATATTATACACAACATATTTTACTtgccatttatttttacctaaaaaattatttttttattattttatgtatacatatctataataaatttatatactgaattaattaaacttgaaaattataaataaaaaatatgaaagaccataaaaactatatatatatatatatatatatatatatatatatatatatatatatatatatatacattaaattcAACTGctccataaatatataaatataaacaaacaaatatatatatgcagagAATTCAGATTTTTCAGTCGGCTGAACTTTGATCATTCAAGTCAGTTAAACATTGTCATGGACTTATTTGTCATTCTTCTTTATGTCTACATAACTTCCACAACAATACCCAGGTACACCAGCTACCAACTactattgtataaaaatatataacatcaCGTAGTTATTGTAGTAcatcattttttaacattataaaataaacttataaaaaacccaaatataaaaataaacaataaaacaaataaagttatgataataaaatattattttaaagtaacaagCTATACGATGAACTTTGTAATCGTTTACaatgtattataaaaataaaagactaaacaatattaaaaattaaattaccaatAAATAGAATCATCGTatgaattaaaactaaaaattttattttacaattaaaattttttaaaatttatattaacaactaattaataatgaaaaaatttgttttcattaCAGGCAATACCACTGGGGAAAGTGGTAATTCGGTGGTTACGTCGTCAAGCGCAAGAAGTTTAACGAATACGTTACGTCAGTCTTCAAGGCGTTTCAATCAGCAATCACCAGCACAACAGTCACAGtcacaacagcagcagcagcagcaacaaccgCAGTCTAGATCACCAGCAAGGATTCCATTAGCATCCCTGAGCAGCGTGACGGTCAGGAATTCAGATGAACTTGTGGCAACAAACTTAACAACACAGGAAGTTTGCGACAGTTCGAACGACTCTGGCCTCGGCTTCGAGGAGAGGCAGCAGCATCTCGGCAAAGCCTCGGTAATCCCTgtctatcaattattatttatctcacTTGTCAACTTGCCAtagagataattataatttatcaacagAGAAGActgttgtttattttattttacagccAGGAGTCAGAGAACCGTTTCATATTGTCGCATACATTCCTATAGTACTTCTGccacttaatttatttttaattcaacaattattattattattactattattattattactataaatgTTTGTATgccgataaatatttttcagttaatCAGCAATgatagacaaaaaaataataataataaagaataagaattaaagTTCGAAAGAGATATGAAAGATTGAACGGTAATTGAACTCCTCTGGTGTCCATTGCTCAGTATTTTATTCGCTTCGTTCaataattgtttgatttattaaattgctctACAACTACTAACTCTCAACTCAATCTTATAAATTGTTGGTGCAGGCTTGGAACAACGGTGCTGCTGGAGAGGAAGACACTAAGCGACGTAAAATGGACATAAAGCTTGAATCAGAAGATGCCAATTTTACGTTCCCCGAAGTGTCAAGAAATTCCGGGGCTGCTACTGCTACAGGTGACACTAAAAATTCAACAAGAAATACAACAACTTCAACAACATCTACTAATACCTCTAATGGAATTACACAGTCACGCAATTCTGTTGGTCGAGTTATTGGTGTAACGCGACCACGTTCAACATTAAGCGCATACGGTAAACGACCACCACCTGTTCATCAAGGTCCAATTACTCTTACATCTCAACTCAGTAAGTATTTCAATgctttttacaaattatattcatttaattattattatttatctatttttttttattattattttttttttcatttacacaGGCAATGTATCGAGAGATGGCAAGGTCCAATTGCAAATAATATGCCAGCCAGAGCAACAGCATCGTGCTCGATACCAGACAGAAGGCTCACGAGGTGCTGTCAAGGATCGTACTGGCAATGGATTCCCAATTGTACGTCTTGTTGGTTATGATAAACCAGCGATCTTACAAGTTTTTATTGGTACGGATCTCGGGCGTGTCGCGCCACACATGTTTTATCAAGCATGCAGGGTGAGCGGAAAAAATTCTACACCCTGTATCGAGCGGAAGGTCGACGGGACTATTGTCATTGAAGTCGATATGGATCCGTCCAAAGATATGCTTGTTACTTGTGACTGCGTTGGTATACTAAAGGAACGCAATGTTGATGTCGAGCATCGATTTCCACAATCTGCGGGCATGCTTCAAGGTCGTAGCAAAAAAAAGTCCACTAGGTGCCGAATGGTATTTCGTACGAGTATCACTTTGCCAGATGGAACAACTGAAACTTTACAAGTTTGCTCGCAGCCAATTGTTTGCagtaagttgaaaaaaaaaaataaaaaaaaaatactctgcAAGATTTAGagatggaaaataaaattatttctatttatttttcagctcAACCACCGGGTATACCGGAAATATGTAAAAAGTCTTTGACGTCTTGTCCATGTACAGGCGGACTTGAACTTTTTATTCTTGGTAAAAATCTGCTGAAAGACACACGAGTACTTTTTCAGCTTGACGATGAAGATCTCAGTAATATGGAGCAGCATTGGGAGTGTTCTGTTATTCCTGACAAGGAATTTCTTCAACAAACACATCTCGTATGTGTTGTACCACCTTATGCTCGACAAGATCTCAGGCCTACGGAGACTGTTACTGTAAAACTTTATGCTGTTTCATCTGGTAAAACAAGTGAACcacatacttttatttataccgCGGCTTCAACTCCAGCCGAGCCTTCCGTTGGTAAAGTTGAATCTATATCTCCACCACTTGTTACGACACGAAACGAGTCATTGTCTACGTCACCGACGATACCCATTGCTGCAGTTACTaacaattgtaataaattatttatttaatttaaaataaattaatctaacaattcttaattaatattattattatttttatttacagctATGATATCACAGTCTAGTGCAGTATCACCAAATTTCTTAACAAATCTCCCTCAGCCGGCATCTCAACAACATTCACCTCAATCACCACCAGACGCACTGAAAAATGATCCAAGTCCGCCTCCTGTATCATCATCAGCCCAAGTAACTCCAGTGATGATGTGGGCATCTCAACAAACCGGAAATTGTCAAAGTTCATCAACAGATGTTATGATGCCACCACCAAATCTCGTTGCCAATTCTCTTCTCAATCGACGATCCTCCTCAAATCATCAGCTTATTATTCCCGATTCTTTAAAATCCGAAGTTCTTGATGACAACAGTGAAAATAGTATGTTAAGTGAAAATAGTCTTCAAAGTATACCAACGCCAAATTCAAATGGTCCAGCAAATACTAGTCCAATGCATCAATTTGTATCTGAAAATTCACGTGACTCAGCATCAACTGGATTACTTAGATCTGTTCCATCACATGTAACACCTGCTCAAGAAGCTGTAAGTTTATTAGGAGTTGTTGATTTAATGCGTAATCAACATCCACTTACACTTATAACACAACACCAGAGTCCATTTACTGGAATTCATGAGCAGTCTGGTGTAAAAGTGCTCAATACACATCATATTAGTAAAGATACAAATCCAATATTACCAAGTGAGTCTACGGCCAATGGTACTCTGTCAGGTGTAGGCGTTGATTTACGTATGAAACATCATGAATACGAAACattaagtaattttacaaCAACTCCAGCAGCTCAGCCTCTGCCAAATCAAAGTAGTcaatctattgaaaaatatttcaatcatatTGAGTCAACTGTACCTCCGGAAAAAGAATCTGATCCTGaagattcaaattttgttgatGCAATGCAACAACATTCTGTTCTTGATAATTCTAGTGTTCAAGATCAACCCTCGCCAACTGATATTCTTGCGCCAAATGCAGCAACTGTAAAATTAGATGCACTTGTTAATTCAGCCGTCGAGTCTCATCAGATGGATCGTATGGTAGCTCCACTGCAGACAGTAACTGCGAATCCAGGATTATTGAGTCATGTGCCCGAAGTTGATGCACTGAATAATTCTCAGTCAGCAACACGTACTAGTCCGCCGATTCCAGTAAAAGCTATGCTTCTCGAAGCACTAATGCCTTCTCCTGTGGTTGCTGCTACTGGAGCTACCACTGGATCCGCTAGGTCAGTCGTCACCGAATCATTACCTGAAGAATCTTTAATAACAAGTATAAATGCTGCTTTGCTTCCGTCAATTCAAGAACCTATTGTAACAGACTCAGGAATCTCAAACGCAACAGTAAATGTTTCTGTCCAACTTCAAAGCACTAGTGAGCCTATTCAACAAATTCAAGCACTCAGCCAACAGGATGTAATGCAACAGCAAGCACAACAAGTTGAACAGGTGGTAGCACAAGCTCAGCAACAAGTAGAGCAAGTTGTTGCTCAGGTACAGCAGCAAGCCGCACAGACAGTTCAACAAGCGCAGCAGCAGGTCGTCCAGCAAGTTGTTCAACATGCCCAAGTAGTTCAACAGGCAGTCCAGCAAGTAGAAGCTGTACGTCAGGTTCAAGCAGTACCAGAAGTACAGCAAGCCGTACAACAAGCAACTCAAGAAGTCGTACAACAAGCTGTACAACAAGCGACTCATGAAGTTGTTCAGCAAGTCCAAGCAGTTCAGCAGGCGGTTCAACAGGCCCAAGCTGCACAAGCAATGCAGCAAGCTGTTCAACAAGATATTGGATCAATGCTTAATCAACCAGCTGGTTTTGTAGCTGAAGCCAGCTCTGCTTTGGCAAGTGGTGCTGCACAAGAACCAAGCCAGCAAAGACTTACAAATGCTGCTGAACAAGCTATCACCAATGTTATTACAAATGCAACTCAAGATATCATCAACAATCGGCCTATTTCTACGACCACAGCTCATGCAATTAttgcaactaaaaatattctcaaTAGTGTTGCAACTCAAAGTGCTCAGCTTATGAATACAGCAATGGAAGGTATATTACCTAAATCACCTTCTAATGCTGGGACTGTTGTTGATCAAGTATCACGTAAATCACCGTCAAATTCACTTCCAGTAACGCAAAATCGTTCTAATAATTCAAATGGAATGTCTGGTTCTGTAAACACCTCAAATGGTCAAGTATCGGTTGTTAGAAAGGCTGAAGATGCTGGTGGTATGCTACCGCAAGAACTTACTTCTATGTCAGAGCACGATCTCCTCAGCTATATAAATCCAAGCTGCTTCGATCAAGGCACTTTTCTTATGTAGTTTTcctttttaacaaaaaaatcaaatcaaattttagcgatttttttttaaatttttatttatacataaataagaaggttttgttgttattattattattattattattattattattattattattattattattattattactattattattattattattattattattattattattattattattattattattattattattattattattattattattattaatattattattattattattattattattattattattattattattatttttaaaaatatatcattgcaATAATGCAATATGATTTTGAAGTCAACGAATTTTTGTTCTGACTATTTATCGTTGTTTATGTCACTATGTTATTTCTCGTTCGCTCgaatataatgatttttggTTCGATAAcgagaaaatttgattaaaattattgttgtttattgtaaataagcccgtttaatatatatgtattcatatatatattaacaaccattaaaattaagtaagaCGGGCGCATGCGAGAGCGCgacaaaatactttttttttgttcatttattgtttcttcttttta is a window from the Microplitis demolitor isolate Queensland-Clemson2020A chromosome 4, iyMicDemo2.1a, whole genome shotgun sequence genome containing:
- the LOC103574760 gene encoding nuclear factor of activated T-cells 5 isoform X3, coding for MAPDFEKKREPSKVTGYFGQYNFNNNKINNNKSYKSMILLKCPGNPFTDYYHHGHRLENSSSARKRNMTDNYHPYNCGNTTGESGNSVVTSSSARSLTNTLRQSSRRFNQQSPAQQSQSQQQQQQQQPQSRSPARIPLASLSSVTAWNNGAAGEEDTKRRKMDIKLESEDANFTFPEVSRNSGAATATGDTKNSTRNTTTSTTSTNTSNGITQSRNSVGRVIGVTRPRSTLSAYGKRPPPVHQGPITLTSQLSNVSRDGKVQLQIICQPEQQHRARYQTEGSRGAVKDRTGNGFPIVRLVGYDKPAILQVFIGTDLGRVAPHMFYQACRVSGKNSTPCIERKVDGTIVIEVDMDPSKDMLVTCDCVGILKERNVDVEHRFPQSAGMLQGRSKKKSTRCRMVFRTSITLPDGTTETLQVCSQPIVCTQPPGIPEICKKSLTSCPCTGGLELFILGKNLLKDTRVLFQLDDEDLSNMEQHWECSVIPDKEFLQQTHLVCVVPPYARQDLRPTETVTVKLYAVSSGKTSEPHTFIYTAASTPAEPSVGKVESISPPLVTTRNESLSTSPTIPIAAVTNNSMISQSSAVSPNFLTNLPQPASQQHSPQSPPDALKNDPSPPPVSSSAQVTPVMMWASQQTGNCQSSSTDVMMPPPNLVANSLLNRRSSSNHQLIIPDSLKSEVLDDNSENSMLSENSLQSIPTPNSNGPANTSPMHQFVSENSRDSASTGLLRSVPSHVTPAQEAVSLLGVVDLMRNQHPLTLITQHQSPFTGIHEQSGVKVLNTHHISKDTNPILPSESTANGTLSGVGVDLRMKHHEYETLSNFTTTPAAQPLPNQSSQSIEKYFNHIESTVPPEKESDPEDSNFVDAMQQHSVLDNSSVQDQPSPTDILAPNAATVKLDALVNSAVESHQMDRMVAPLQTVTANPGLLSHVPEVDALNNSQSATRTSPPIPVKAMLLEALMPSPVVAATGATTGSARSVVTESLPEESLITSINAALLPSIQEPIVTDSGISNATVNVSVQLQSTSEPIQQIQALSQQDVMQQQAQQVEQVVAQAQQQVEQVVAQVQQQAAQTVQQAQQQVVQQVVQHAQVVQQAVQQVEAVRQVQAVPEVQQAVQQATQEVVQQAVQQATHEVVQQVQAVQQAVQQAQAAQAMQQAVQQDIGSMLNQPAGFVAEASSALASGAAQEPSQQRLTNAAEQAITNVITNATQDIINNRPISTTTAHAIIATKNILNSVATQSAQLMNTAMEGILPKSPSNAGTVVDQVSRKSPSNSLPVTQNRSNNSNGMSGSVNTSNGQVSVVRKAEDAGGMLPQELTSMSEHDLLSYINPSCFDQGTFLM
- the LOC103574760 gene encoding nuclear factor of activated T-cells 5 isoform X4 is translated as MLLKGRHLDKRSRRHHGKNPKATAGNTTGESGNSVVTSSSARSLTNTLRQSSRRFNQQSPAQQSQSQQQQQQQQPQSRSPARIPLASLSSVTVRNSDELVATNLTTQEVCDSSNDSGLGFEERQQHLGKASAWNNGAAGEEDTKRRKMDIKLESEDANFTFPEVSRNSGAATATGDTKNSTRNTTTSTTSTNTSNGITQSRNSVGRVIGVTRPRSTLSAYGKRPPPVHQGPITLTSQLSNVSRDGKVQLQIICQPEQQHRARYQTEGSRGAVKDRTGNGFPIVRLVGYDKPAILQVFIGTDLGRVAPHMFYQACRVSGKNSTPCIERKVDGTIVIEVDMDPSKDMLVTCDCVGILKERNVDVEHRFPQSAGMLQGRSKKKSTRCRMVFRTSITLPDGTTETLQVCSQPIVCTQPPGIPEICKKSLTSCPCTGGLELFILGKNLLKDTRVLFQLDDEDLSNMEQHWECSVIPDKEFLQQTHLVCVVPPYARQDLRPTETVTVKLYAVSSGKTSEPHTFIYTAASTPAEPSVGKVESISPPLVTTRNESLSTSPTIPIAAVTNNSMISQSSAVSPNFLTNLPQPASQQHSPQSPPDALKNDPSPPPVSSSAQVTPVMMWASQQTGNCQSSSTDVMMPPPNLVANSLLNRRSSSNHQLIIPDSLKSEVLDDNSENSMLSENSLQSIPTPNSNGPANTSPMHQFVSENSRDSASTGLLRSVPSHVTPAQEAVSLLGVVDLMRNQHPLTLITQHQSPFTGIHEQSGVKVLNTHHISKDTNPILPSESTANGTLSGVGVDLRMKHHEYETLSNFTTTPAAQPLPNQSSQSIEKYFNHIESTVPPEKESDPEDSNFVDAMQQHSVLDNSSVQDQPSPTDILAPNAATVKLDALVNSAVESHQMDRMVAPLQTVTANPGLLSHVPEVDALNNSQSATRTSPPIPVKAMLLEALMPSPVVAATGATTGSARSVVTESLPEESLITSINAALLPSIQEPIVTDSGISNATVNVSVQLQSTSEPIQQIQALSQQDVMQQQAQQVEQVVAQAQQQVEQVVAQVQQQAAQTVQQAQQQVVQQVVQHAQVVQQAVQQVEAVRQVQAVPEVQQAVQQATQEVVQQAVQQATHEVVQQVQAVQQAVQQAQAAQAMQQAVQQDIGSMLNQPAGFVAEASSALASGAAQEPSQQRLTNAAEQAITNVITNATQDIINNRPISTTTAHAIIATKNILNSVATQSAQLMNTAMEGILPKSPSNAGTVVDQVSRKSPSNSLPVTQNRSNNSNGMSGSVNTSNGQVSVVRKAEDAGGMLPQELTSMSEHDLLSYINPSCFDQGTFLM